One window from the genome of Epinephelus moara isolate mb chromosome 5, YSFRI_EMoa_1.0, whole genome shotgun sequence encodes:
- the LOC126389631 gene encoding myeloid-associated differentiation marker-like: MPVIVLEARDFTSPLFLVRTLEVLSSCTTFSLVASLEPSDLNPSNPQLINTFWIFCMFTWCFFFTLTLLIHILSIIQFHSLIPISWKNLTMTVAVLGALMCLSASVVFPWLIMDHQGPSHRSVAAAVASFFTFLAYTSESYVLRTQAHEQRGYMGSMPGLLKILQLWGGCIMIPLVVEVVCGSPSGVHSWQLWVSCASYGVCILMSLVTVVVILGDFAGRCFLPFDRFLAGFSLIGVLLYMVATVICLTKILQLRDLGQSNKSAELVFMETVVSSMTLLAYTVDLAFSIKLLCDRSHT, translated from the coding sequence ATGCCTGTGATTGTACTAGAGGCCAGAGACTTCACCAGCCCCCTTTTCTTGGTGCGGACATTGGAAGTCTTATCCAGCTGTACCACCTTCAGCCTTGTGGCCTCGCTGGAACCTTCAGACTTAAATCCATCTAACCCCCAACTCATCAACACATTCTGGATCTTCTGCATGTTTACGTGGTGTTTCTTCTTCACCCTTACACTCCTCATCCACATTCTCAGCATCATCCAGTTTCACAGCCTTATCCCAATATCCTGGAAGAACCTGACTATGACAGTGGCAGTCTTAGGCGCACTGATGTGTCTCAGTGCGTCTGTGGTTTTTCCTTGGCTCATCATGGATCATCAAGGGCCGTCACATCGCTCTGTGGCAGCTGCTGTGGCCTCCTTCTTCACCTTCCTGGCCTACACCTCAGAGTCCTACGTTCTGCGCACCCAAGCCCATGAACAAAGGGGCTACATGGGCAGCATGCCAGGCCTCCTTAAGATTCTCCAGCTCTGGGGAGGCTGTATTATGATACCCCTGGTTGTGGAGGTGGTCTGTGGATCGCCAAGTGGTGTACACAGTTGGCAGCTGTGGGTCTCCTGTGCGTCATACGGTGTCTGCATCCTCATGTCTCTAGTCACAGTTGTGGTAATATTAGGAGACTTTGCTGGGCGGTGTTTTCTACCTTTTGACAGATTTCTGGCGGGCTTCAGTCTCATTGGAGTATTGCTCTACATGGTGGCCACAGTGATTTGTTTGACCAAGATATTGCAGCTTAGGGACCTCGGACAAAGCAACAAAAGTGCAGAACTGGTTTTCATGGAAACAGTGGTTTCCAGTATGACACTGTTAGCTTATACAGTGGACCTTGCCTTCTCCATTAAACTGTTGTGTGACAGGAGTCACACATGA